The following proteins are co-located in the Manihot esculenta cultivar AM560-2 chromosome 7, M.esculenta_v8, whole genome shotgun sequence genome:
- the LOC110607497 gene encoding probable cinnamyl alcohol dehydrogenase, which translates to MGSLETEKTVVGWAARDPSGILSPYTYTLRNTGPEDVLLKVLSCGICHTDIHQVKNDLGMSRYPMVPGHEVVGEVVEVGSEVTKFRIGDVVGVGVIVGSCRNCNPCKSDIEQYCNKKIWSYNDVYTDGKPTQGGFAQSMIVDQKYVVIIPEGMSPEQAAPLLCAGLTVYSPLSHFGLKKSGLRGGILGLGGVGHMGVKIAKALGHHVTVISSSEKKREEALEHLGADEYLVSSDETRMQEFADSLDYIIDTVPVFHPLEPYLSLLKLDGKLILMGVINTPLQFLTPLVMLGRKTITGSFIGSMKETEEMLEFCKEKGLTSMIEVIKMDYVNKAMERLEKNDVRYRFVVDVAGSNLEP; encoded by the exons ATGGGTAGCCTTGAAACAGAAAAAACTGTTGTAGGATGGGCAGCAAGAGATCCATCAGGGATCCTCTCTCCTTACACCTACACTCTCAG AAACACAGGCCCAGAGGATGTTTTATTGAAGGTACTCTCATGCGGAATCTGCCACACTGATATTCATCAAGTGAAGAATGATCTTGGCATGTCGAGATACCCCATGGTTCCTGG GCATGAAGTGGTTGGtgaggtggtggaggtgggatCAGAGGTCACTAAGTTCAGAATAGGAGATGTTGTTGGAGTTGGAGTTATTGTTGGAAGTTGCAGGAATTGCAACCCATGTAAATCAGATATTGAGCAGTACTGCAACAAGAAAATCTGGTCCTATAATGATGTCTACACCGATGGAAAGCCAACCCAGGGAGGCTTCGCCCAGTCCATGATCGTTGATCAAAA GTATGTGGTGATAATACCAGAGGGAATGTCACCAGAACAAGCAGCACCATTACTGTGCGCAGGATTAACAGTGTACAGCCCACTTAGCCACTTTGGGTTGAAGAAGAGTGGGCTAAGAGGAGGCATATTAGGGCTTGGAGGAGTAGGGCATATGGGTGTGAAGATTGCTAAGGCATTGGGACACCATGTGACTGTGATAAGTTCTTCAGAGAAGAAAAGAGAGGAAGCTTTGGAGCATCTTGGTGCTGATGAGTACTTGGTCAGTTCAGACGAAACTAGGATGCAAGAATTTGCTGATAGCCTTGATTATATAATTGATACTGTGCCTGTTTTTCACCCTCTTGAGCCTTATCTTTCTCTGTTGAAACTTGACGGGAAGCTTATCTTGATGGGGGTTATCAATACTCCATTGCAGTTCCTCACTCCTTTGGTCATGCTTG gGAGAAAAACAATCACAGGAAGCTTCATAGGAAGCATGAAAGAAACAGAGGAGATGCTTGAATTCTGCAAGGAAAAGGGATTAACCTCGATGATCGAAGTAATCAAAATGGATTATGTTAACAAAGCAATGGAAAGGCTGGAGAAAAACGACGTCAGATATAGATTTGTTGTGGATGTTGCAGGCAGCAACCTGGAACCATGA